The Harpia harpyja isolate bHarHar1 chromosome 13, bHarHar1 primary haplotype, whole genome shotgun sequence genome contains a region encoding:
- the CMTR1 gene encoding cap-specific mRNA (nucleoside-2'-O-)-methyltransferase 1 isoform X3, producing MAARGASRLAWCLRRVGVSGDWLLLEAGTQVTVGRGLDLTYQLVSKTCPLMISRKHCVFQQNAEGQWTVKDNKSLNGVWLNKQRLDPSKAYPIAEGDRIQLGVPLENKETAEYEYEVIKEEWEKIRPFLAQRNDLGKAKSSRTKRKFSLEELETSGSEGPSNSRSKRDRVSCDNEPLGESWGRVEEAKQLTEKMDVKLPFPGPSEEDSGPAHSSPAHSEKAVSVPHKDQKGSGLAQSWSGLEMLRKTLVDIMKLKVKVQEKQTAVLNVKQKRRKCAQKEILAMEQELRELQDQLCMEQEHHQQQVEELERTFSKEQEKLEHHALMEELSRSKKDFEEIIRAKNKELEETKEEKEKVRAQKEEVLNQMNDVLENELQCTICSEHFIEAVTLNCAHSFCSYCINEWTKRKVECPICRQEIKSKTRSLVLDNCIDRMVEKLDVEMKKHRLTLIRERKAKMKRRTEPEFSSPQKKQKKRIEDLGLTLSSTSDDETQFSNHTTQESSSSSSGSDSESDEKRPVFSNEFKQDSLVEGTSSRYSMYNSVSQKLMAKMGFREGEGLGKYGQGRKDIVEASNQKGRRGFGLTLKGFDGELNIDWQDEPEPSAYEEVDWCLECTTEIPDAQELKEWMTVGKRKMVIEDETEFCSEELLRNVLQCKSVFDELDGEEMRRARTRSNPYEMIRGVFFLNRAAMKMANMDHVFDYMFTNPKDFHGRPLIKERDAELLYFADVCAGPGGFSEYVLWRRKWHAKGFGMTLKGPNDFKLEDFYSASSELFEPYYGEGGIDGDGDITRPENITAFRNFVLDNTDHKGVHFLMADGGFSVEGQENLQEILSKQLLLCQFLTALSIVRTGGHFVCKTFDLFTPFSVGLVYLLYCCFERVCIFKPVTSRPANSERYVVCKGLKLGIDDVRDYLFMVNIRLNQLRNSDVDVNLVVPLNVIKGDQDFYDYIVQSNENHCKVQIKALAKIRAFVQDTTLIEPRQAEIRKECLQLWGIPDQARVAPSSSDPKSKFFELIQGTDIDIFSYKPTPLNSSTLEKIRQVLDYRCMVSGSEQKFLLGLGKSQIYTWDGRQSDRWTKLDLKTELPRDTLLSVEIVHELKGEGKAQRKISAIHILDVLVLNGNDVRKQHFNQRIQLAEKFVKAVSKPSRPDMNPIRVKEVYRLEEMEKIFVRLEMKIIKSSGGIPRLSYTGRDDRHFVPTGLYIVRTVNDPWTMAYSKNSKRKFFFNKMTKKATYDLPSESIAPFHICHYSRLFWEWGEGVKVHDSQKRQDPEKLSKEDVLSFIQAHYP from the exons ATGGCGGCGCGCGGGGCCTCGCGGCTGGCCTGGTGTCTCCGCCGGGTCGGGGTCAGCGGCGACTGGCTCCTGCTGGAGGCCGGCACGCAG GTAACTGTAGGCCGAGGATTAGATCTCACGTACCAGCTGGTGTCAAAAACCTGTCCCTTGATGATCTCTCGTAAGCACTGTGTTTTCCAGCAAAATGCAGAAGGGCAGTGGACTGTCAAGGATAACAAG AGTCTAAATGGAGTCTGGCTTAACAAACAGCGCCTGGATCCCTCAAAAGCCTATCCTATCGCTGAAGGAGACCGTATCCAGTTGGGAGTGCCTTTGGAAAACAAAGAGACTGCTGAATATGAGTATGAAGTAATTAAAGAGGAATGGGAGAAAATCAGACCATTTTTAGCCCAAAGGAATGACCTGGGGAAAGCTAAGAGTTCAAGAACTAAACGTAAATTTAGTTTGGAGGAATTGGAGACATCTGGATCAGAAGGCCCTTCAAACTCCAGATCCAAAAGAGACAGAGTATCCTGTGACAATGAACCTTTGGGTGAATCATGGGGAAGGGTAGAAGAGGCCAAACAGTTAACAGAGAAGATGGATGTCAAGCTGCCTTTTCCTGGACCAAGTGAGGAGGATAGTGGTCCAGCGCATAGTAGCCCTGCCCACTCTGAGAAAGCCGTGTCTGTCCCCCATAAGGACCAGAAAGGCTCTGGTCTTGCACAGTCATGGAGTGGCTTGGAAATGCTGAGGAAAACTCTAGTAGATATAATGAAGTTAAAGGTCAAAGTGCAGGAGAAGCAGACAGCGGTTCTGAATGTGAAGCAGAAGCGCAGGAAGTGTGCTCAGAAGGAGATCCTGGCAATGGAGCAGGAGCTGCGGGAGTTGCAGGACCAGCTGTGCATGGAACAAGAGCATCATCAGCAGCAGGTGGAAGAGCTGGAGAGGACATTCTCTAAAGAGCAAGAGAAGCTAGAG CATCATGCTTTGATGGAAGAACTGAGCCGCAGTAAAAAAGATTTTGAGGAGATAATTCGAGCCAAGAATAAAGAACTGGAAGAAACCAAG gaggagaaggaaaaggtgaGAGCCCAAAAAGAAGAGGTGTTGAATCAGATGAATGATGTGTTGGAGAATGAGTTGCAGTGCACGATCTGTTCTGAGCACTTTATTGAG GCAGTCACTCTGAACTGTGCGCACAGCTTCTGCTCCTACTGTATCAATGAGTGGACGAAACGTAAAGTGgagtgccctatctgcaggcaggaGATCAAATCAAAGACACGCTCTCTGGTGCTGGATAACTGCATTGACAGGATGGTAGAAAAACTGGatgtggaaatgaaaaagcatCGCCTGACCCTTATCAGAGAGCGGAAAG caaaaatgaagagaagaacAGAACCTGAATTTAGCAGCCcccaaaagaagcagaagaagaggaTAGAAGACTTGGGATTAACTCTCAGTTCTACTTCAGATGATGAAACTCAATTTAGTAATCATACTACTCAAG agtcTTCTAGTAGCAGCAGTGGGTCTGACAGTGAGAGCGATGAAAAAAGACCGGTCTTCAGCAATGAGTTCAAACAAGACTCTCTTGTGGAGGGTACTTCATCTCGCTACTCAATGTATAACAGCGTCTCCCAAAAGCTCATG GCCAAGATGGGCTTCAGGGAAGGAGAAGGTCTGGGAAAATATGGCCAAGGCAGGAAGGATATTGTTGAGGCCTCCAatcagaagggaaggagaggctTTGGGCTGACCCTCAAAGGATTTGATGGGGAGCTCAATATTGATTGGCAGGACGAGCCAGAG CCCAGTGCCTACGAGGAGGTGGACTGGTGCCTTGAGTGTACCACAGAAATCCCTGATGCCCAGGAGCTGAAGGAGTGGATGACTGTGGGGAAG AGAAAGATGGTGATTGAAGATGAAACAGAGTTCTGTAGTGAAGAGCTTTTACGTAATGTCCTGCAGTGCAAG AGTGTATTTGATGAGCTGGATGGAGAAGAAATGCGTCGAGCCCGAACAAGGTCTAACCCCTATGAGATGATCCGTGGAGTTTTCTTCCTGAACAG GGCTGCAATGAAGATGGCAAATATGGACCATGTCTTTGACTACATGTTTACAAACCCTAAGGACTTCCATGGG AGGCCTTTGATAAAGGAGCGAGATGCAGAGCTGCTCTACTTTGCTGATGTGTGTGCTGGTCCTGGAGGCTTCTCTGAGTACGTCTTGTGGAGGCGGAAGTGGCATGCGAAAGGCTTTGGCATGACCTTGAAAGGACCAAATGATTTTAAATTAGAGGACTTTTATTCTGCTTCCAGTGAGCTCTTTGAGCCTTATTATG GAGAGGGAGGGATTGATGGAGATGGAGACATCACTCGCCCAGAGAACATTACTGCTTTCCGGAATTTTGTTTTGGACAATACTGATCACAAGGGAGTGCATTTCTTAATGGCTGATGGG GGTTTCTCAGTGGAGGGTCAGGAGAATCTGCAAGAAATCCTAAGCAAACAGCTCCTGCTTTGCCAGTTCCTTACAGCACTGTCCATTGTCCGGACAG gaggacATTTTGTTTGCAAAACCTTTGACCTGTTTACTCCATTCAGTGTGGGACTTGTTTATCTGCTGTATTGCTGCTTTGAGCGAGTGTGCATCTTTAAACCAGTGACAAGCCGCCCTGCTAACTCGGAGAG GTATGTGGTATGCAAAGGATTAAAGCTAGGGATTGATGACGTGCGGGACTATCTCTTCATGGTGAACATCAGACTCAACCAGCTGCGCAACTCTGATGTGGATGTGAATCTTGTTGTCCCATTAAATGTGATCAAAGGCGACCAGGATTTCTATGATTACATTGTCCAGTCCAATGAAAA CCACTGCAAAGTTCAGATAAAGGCACTAGCCAAAATTCGTGCCTTTGTTCAAGACAC GACACTGATTGAGCCACGGCAGGCTGAAATCCGAAAGGAGTGTCTCCAGCTATGGGGG ATTCCTGATCAGGCTCGTGTTGCTCCTTCATCTTCAGATCCCAAGTCCAAGTTCTTTGAGCTGATCCAG GGCACGGACATTGATATCTTCAGTTACAAACCTACTCCGCTGAATTCCAGTACACTGGAGAAAATTCGCCAAGTGTTAGATTACCGGTGTATGGTGTCTGGAAGTGAGCAGAAGTTCCTCTTGGGGCTAGGG AAATCACAGATCTACACCTGGGATGGTCGCCAGTCAGATCGCTGGACAAAGCTGGATTTGAAAACTGAGCTGCCACGAGATACCCTTCTCTCTGTGGAGATTGTTCATGAACTGAAAGGAGAG GGGAAAGCCCAGCGAAAAATCAGTGCCATCCACATCCTTGACGTCTTGGTGCTCAATGGCAATGATGTTCGAAAGCAGCATTTCAACCAGAG GATTCAGCTGGCGGAGAAGTTTGTCAAAGCTGTTTCTAAACCTAGCCGGCCAGATATGAACCCTATCCG AGTGAAGGAAGTGTACAGATTGGAGGAAATGGAGAAGATATTTGTGAG GTTAGAGATGAAAATCATCAAGAGTTCAGGGGGAATACCCCGGCTATCCTACACTGGCCGAGATGACCGGCACTTTGTGCCCACAGGACTCTACATCGTACGGACTGTGAATG ATCCCTGGACAATGGCATACAGCAAAAACTCCAAGAGGAAATTCTTCTTCAACAAAATGACAAAGAAAGCGACATACGACCTCCCTTCTGAATCCATCGCACCCTTTCA CATCTGCCATTACAGCCGCCTCTTctgggagtggggggaaggtgtcaAAGTGCATGACTCTCAGAAAAGGCAAGATCCAGAGAAGCTATCAAAGGAGGATGTCCTGTCTTTCATCCAAGCGCACTACCCCTAA
- the CMTR1 gene encoding cap-specific mRNA (nucleoside-2'-O-)-methyltransferase 1 isoform X5, with the protein MKRRTEPEFSSPQKKQKKRIEDLGLTLSSTSDDETQFSNHTTQESSSSSSGSDSESDEKRPVFSNEFKQDSLVEGTSSRYSMYNSVSQKLMAKMGFREGEGLGKYGQGRKDIVEASNQKGRRGFGLTLKGFDGELNIDWQDEPEPSAYEEVDWCLECTTEIPDAQELKEWMTVGKRKMVIEDETEFCSEELLRNVLQCKSVFDELDGEEMRRARTRSNPYEMIRGVFFLNRAAMKMANMDHVFDYMFTNPKDFHGRPLIKERDAELLYFADVCAGPGGFSEYVLWRRKWHAKGFGMTLKGPNDFKLEDFYSASSELFEPYYGEGGIDGDGDITRPENITAFRNFVLDNTDHKGVHFLMADGGFSVEGQENLQEILSKQLLLCQFLTALSIVRTGGHFVCKTFDLFTPFSVGLVYLLYCCFERVCIFKPVTSRPANSERYVVCKGLKLGIDDVRDYLFMVNIRLNQLRNSDVDVNLVVPLNVIKGDQDFYDYIVQSNENHCKVQIKALAKIRAFVQDTTLIEPRQAEIRKECLQLWGIPDQARVAPSSSDPKSKFFELIQGTDIDIFSYKPTPLNSSTLEKIRQVLDYRCMVSGSEQKFLLGLGKSQIYTWDGRQSDRWTKLDLKTELPRDTLLSVEIVHELKGEGKAQRKISAIHILDVLVLNGNDVRKQHFNQRIQLAEKFVKAVSKPSRPDMNPIRVKEVYRLEEMEKIFVRLEMKIIKSSGGIPRLSYTGRDDRHFVPTGLYIVRTVNDPWTMAYSKNSKRKFFFNKMTKKATYDLPSESIAPFHICHYSRLFWEWGEGVKVHDSQKRQDPEKLSKEDVLSFIQAHYP; encoded by the exons atgaagagaagaacAGAACCTGAATTTAGCAGCCcccaaaagaagcagaagaagaggaTAGAAGACTTGGGATTAACTCTCAGTTCTACTTCAGATGATGAAACTCAATTTAGTAATCATACTACTCAAG agtcTTCTAGTAGCAGCAGTGGGTCTGACAGTGAGAGCGATGAAAAAAGACCGGTCTTCAGCAATGAGTTCAAACAAGACTCTCTTGTGGAGGGTACTTCATCTCGCTACTCAATGTATAACAGCGTCTCCCAAAAGCTCATG GCCAAGATGGGCTTCAGGGAAGGAGAAGGTCTGGGAAAATATGGCCAAGGCAGGAAGGATATTGTTGAGGCCTCCAatcagaagggaaggagaggctTTGGGCTGACCCTCAAAGGATTTGATGGGGAGCTCAATATTGATTGGCAGGACGAGCCAGAG CCCAGTGCCTACGAGGAGGTGGACTGGTGCCTTGAGTGTACCACAGAAATCCCTGATGCCCAGGAGCTGAAGGAGTGGATGACTGTGGGGAAG AGAAAGATGGTGATTGAAGATGAAACAGAGTTCTGTAGTGAAGAGCTTTTACGTAATGTCCTGCAGTGCAAG AGTGTATTTGATGAGCTGGATGGAGAAGAAATGCGTCGAGCCCGAACAAGGTCTAACCCCTATGAGATGATCCGTGGAGTTTTCTTCCTGAACAG GGCTGCAATGAAGATGGCAAATATGGACCATGTCTTTGACTACATGTTTACAAACCCTAAGGACTTCCATGGG AGGCCTTTGATAAAGGAGCGAGATGCAGAGCTGCTCTACTTTGCTGATGTGTGTGCTGGTCCTGGAGGCTTCTCTGAGTACGTCTTGTGGAGGCGGAAGTGGCATGCGAAAGGCTTTGGCATGACCTTGAAAGGACCAAATGATTTTAAATTAGAGGACTTTTATTCTGCTTCCAGTGAGCTCTTTGAGCCTTATTATG GAGAGGGAGGGATTGATGGAGATGGAGACATCACTCGCCCAGAGAACATTACTGCTTTCCGGAATTTTGTTTTGGACAATACTGATCACAAGGGAGTGCATTTCTTAATGGCTGATGGG GGTTTCTCAGTGGAGGGTCAGGAGAATCTGCAAGAAATCCTAAGCAAACAGCTCCTGCTTTGCCAGTTCCTTACAGCACTGTCCATTGTCCGGACAG gaggacATTTTGTTTGCAAAACCTTTGACCTGTTTACTCCATTCAGTGTGGGACTTGTTTATCTGCTGTATTGCTGCTTTGAGCGAGTGTGCATCTTTAAACCAGTGACAAGCCGCCCTGCTAACTCGGAGAG GTATGTGGTATGCAAAGGATTAAAGCTAGGGATTGATGACGTGCGGGACTATCTCTTCATGGTGAACATCAGACTCAACCAGCTGCGCAACTCTGATGTGGATGTGAATCTTGTTGTCCCATTAAATGTGATCAAAGGCGACCAGGATTTCTATGATTACATTGTCCAGTCCAATGAAAA CCACTGCAAAGTTCAGATAAAGGCACTAGCCAAAATTCGTGCCTTTGTTCAAGACAC GACACTGATTGAGCCACGGCAGGCTGAAATCCGAAAGGAGTGTCTCCAGCTATGGGGG ATTCCTGATCAGGCTCGTGTTGCTCCTTCATCTTCAGATCCCAAGTCCAAGTTCTTTGAGCTGATCCAG GGCACGGACATTGATATCTTCAGTTACAAACCTACTCCGCTGAATTCCAGTACACTGGAGAAAATTCGCCAAGTGTTAGATTACCGGTGTATGGTGTCTGGAAGTGAGCAGAAGTTCCTCTTGGGGCTAGGG AAATCACAGATCTACACCTGGGATGGTCGCCAGTCAGATCGCTGGACAAAGCTGGATTTGAAAACTGAGCTGCCACGAGATACCCTTCTCTCTGTGGAGATTGTTCATGAACTGAAAGGAGAG GGGAAAGCCCAGCGAAAAATCAGTGCCATCCACATCCTTGACGTCTTGGTGCTCAATGGCAATGATGTTCGAAAGCAGCATTTCAACCAGAG GATTCAGCTGGCGGAGAAGTTTGTCAAAGCTGTTTCTAAACCTAGCCGGCCAGATATGAACCCTATCCG AGTGAAGGAAGTGTACAGATTGGAGGAAATGGAGAAGATATTTGTGAG GTTAGAGATGAAAATCATCAAGAGTTCAGGGGGAATACCCCGGCTATCCTACACTGGCCGAGATGACCGGCACTTTGTGCCCACAGGACTCTACATCGTACGGACTGTGAATG ATCCCTGGACAATGGCATACAGCAAAAACTCCAAGAGGAAATTCTTCTTCAACAAAATGACAAAGAAAGCGACATACGACCTCCCTTCTGAATCCATCGCACCCTTTCA CATCTGCCATTACAGCCGCCTCTTctgggagtggggggaaggtgtcaAAGTGCATGACTCTCAGAAAAGGCAAGATCCAGAGAAGCTATCAAAGGAGGATGTCCTGTCTTTCATCCAAGCGCACTACCCCTAA
- the CMTR1 gene encoding cap-specific mRNA (nucleoside-2'-O-)-methyltransferase 1 isoform X2, giving the protein MAARGASRLAWCLRRVGVSGDWLLLEAGTQVTVGRGLDLTYQLVSKTCPLMISRKHCVFQQNAEGQWTVKDNKSLNGVWLNKQRLDPSKAYPIAEGDRIQLGVPLENKETAEYEYEVIKEEWEKIRPFLAQRNDLGKAKSSRTKRKFSLEELETSGSEGPSNSRSKRDRVSCDNEPLGESWGRVEEAKQLTEKMDVKLPFPGPSEEDSGPAHSSPAHSEKAVSVPHKDQKGSGLAQSWSGLEMLRKTLVDIMKLKVKVQEKQTAVLNVKQKRRKCAQKEILAMEQELRELQDQLCMEQEHHQQQVEELERTFSKEQEKLEWQHGEENLKEQLAQVLQEHHALMEELSRSKKDFEEIIRAKNKELEETKEEKEKVRAQKEEVLNQMNDVLENELQCTICSEHFIEAVTLNCAHSFCSYCINEWTKRKVECPICRQEIKSKTRSLVLDNCIDRMVEKLDVEMKKHRLTLIRERKAKMKRRTEPEFSSPQKKQKKRIEDLGLTLSSTSDDETQFSNHTTQESSSSSSGSDSESDEKRPVFSNEFKQDSLVEGTSSRYSMYNSVSQKLMAKMGFREGEGLGKYGQGRKDIVEASNQKGRRGFGLTLKGFDGELNIDWQDEPEPSAYEEVDWCLECTTEIPDAQELKEWMTVGKRKMVIEDETEFCSEELLRNVLQCKSVFDELDGEEMRRARTRSNPYEMIRGVFFLNRAAMKMANMDHVFDYMFTNPKDFHGRPLIKERDAELLYFADVCAGPGGFSEYVLWRRKWHAKGFGMTLKGPNDFKLEDFYSASSELFEPYYGEGGIDGDGDITRPENITAFRNFVLDNTDHKGVHFLMADGGFSVEGQENLQEILSKQLLLCQFLTALSIVRTGGHFVCKTFDLFTPFSVGLVYLLYCCFERVCIFKPVTSRPANSERYVVCKGLKLGIDDVRDYLFMVNIRLNQLRNSDVDVNLVVPLNVIKGDQDFYDYIVQSNENHCKVQIKALAKIRAFVQDTTLIEPRQAEIRKECLQLWGIPDQARVAPSSSDPKSKFFELIQGTDIDIFSYKPTPLNSSTLEKIRQVLDYRCMVSGSEQKFLLGLGKSQIYTWDGRQSDRWTKLDLKTELPRDTLLSVEIVHELKGEGKAQRKISAIHILDVLVLNGNDVRKQHFNQRIQLAEKFVKAVSKPSRPDMNPIRVKEVYRLEEMEKIFVRLEMKIIKSSGGIPRLSYTGRDDRHFVPTGLYIVRTVNDPWTMAYSKNSKRKFFFNKMTKKATYDLPSESIAPFHICHYSRLFWEWGEGVKVHDSQKRQDPEKLSKEDVLSFIQAHYP; this is encoded by the exons ATGGCGGCGCGCGGGGCCTCGCGGCTGGCCTGGTGTCTCCGCCGGGTCGGGGTCAGCGGCGACTGGCTCCTGCTGGAGGCCGGCACGCAG GTAACTGTAGGCCGAGGATTAGATCTCACGTACCAGCTGGTGTCAAAAACCTGTCCCTTGATGATCTCTCGTAAGCACTGTGTTTTCCAGCAAAATGCAGAAGGGCAGTGGACTGTCAAGGATAACAAG AGTCTAAATGGAGTCTGGCTTAACAAACAGCGCCTGGATCCCTCAAAAGCCTATCCTATCGCTGAAGGAGACCGTATCCAGTTGGGAGTGCCTTTGGAAAACAAAGAGACTGCTGAATATGAGTATGAAGTAATTAAAGAGGAATGGGAGAAAATCAGACCATTTTTAGCCCAAAGGAATGACCTGGGGAAAGCTAAGAGTTCAAGAACTAAACGTAAATTTAGTTTGGAGGAATTGGAGACATCTGGATCAGAAGGCCCTTCAAACTCCAGATCCAAAAGAGACAGAGTATCCTGTGACAATGAACCTTTGGGTGAATCATGGGGAAGGGTAGAAGAGGCCAAACAGTTAACAGAGAAGATGGATGTCAAGCTGCCTTTTCCTGGACCAAGTGAGGAGGATAGTGGTCCAGCGCATAGTAGCCCTGCCCACTCTGAGAAAGCCGTGTCTGTCCCCCATAAGGACCAGAAAGGCTCTGGTCTTGCACAGTCATGGAGTGGCTTGGAAATGCTGAGGAAAACTCTAGTAGATATAATGAAGTTAAAGGTCAAAGTGCAGGAGAAGCAGACAGCGGTTCTGAATGTGAAGCAGAAGCGCAGGAAGTGTGCTCAGAAGGAGATCCTGGCAATGGAGCAGGAGCTGCGGGAGTTGCAGGACCAGCTGTGCATGGAACAAGAGCATCATCAGCAGCAGGTGGAAGAGCTGGAGAGGACATTCTCTAAAGAGCAAGAGAAGCTAGAG TGGCAACATGGGGAGGAGAATCTGAAGGAGCAGCTGGCCCAGGTCCTGCAAGAG CATCATGCTTTGATGGAAGAACTGAGCCGCAGTAAAAAAGATTTTGAGGAGATAATTCGAGCCAAGAATAAAGAACTGGAAGAAACCAAG gaggagaaggaaaaggtgaGAGCCCAAAAAGAAGAGGTGTTGAATCAGATGAATGATGTGTTGGAGAATGAGTTGCAGTGCACGATCTGTTCTGAGCACTTTATTGAG GCAGTCACTCTGAACTGTGCGCACAGCTTCTGCTCCTACTGTATCAATGAGTGGACGAAACGTAAAGTGgagtgccctatctgcaggcaggaGATCAAATCAAAGACACGCTCTCTGGTGCTGGATAACTGCATTGACAGGATGGTAGAAAAACTGGatgtggaaatgaaaaagcatCGCCTGACCCTTATCAGAGAGCGGAAAG caaaaatgaagagaagaacAGAACCTGAATTTAGCAGCCcccaaaagaagcagaagaagaggaTAGAAGACTTGGGATTAACTCTCAGTTCTACTTCAGATGATGAAACTCAATTTAGTAATCATACTACTCAAG agtcTTCTAGTAGCAGCAGTGGGTCTGACAGTGAGAGCGATGAAAAAAGACCGGTCTTCAGCAATGAGTTCAAACAAGACTCTCTTGTGGAGGGTACTTCATCTCGCTACTCAATGTATAACAGCGTCTCCCAAAAGCTCATG GCCAAGATGGGCTTCAGGGAAGGAGAAGGTCTGGGAAAATATGGCCAAGGCAGGAAGGATATTGTTGAGGCCTCCAatcagaagggaaggagaggctTTGGGCTGACCCTCAAAGGATTTGATGGGGAGCTCAATATTGATTGGCAGGACGAGCCAGAG CCCAGTGCCTACGAGGAGGTGGACTGGTGCCTTGAGTGTACCACAGAAATCCCTGATGCCCAGGAGCTGAAGGAGTGGATGACTGTGGGGAAG AGAAAGATGGTGATTGAAGATGAAACAGAGTTCTGTAGTGAAGAGCTTTTACGTAATGTCCTGCAGTGCAAG AGTGTATTTGATGAGCTGGATGGAGAAGAAATGCGTCGAGCCCGAACAAGGTCTAACCCCTATGAGATGATCCGTGGAGTTTTCTTCCTGAACAG GGCTGCAATGAAGATGGCAAATATGGACCATGTCTTTGACTACATGTTTACAAACCCTAAGGACTTCCATGGG AGGCCTTTGATAAAGGAGCGAGATGCAGAGCTGCTCTACTTTGCTGATGTGTGTGCTGGTCCTGGAGGCTTCTCTGAGTACGTCTTGTGGAGGCGGAAGTGGCATGCGAAAGGCTTTGGCATGACCTTGAAAGGACCAAATGATTTTAAATTAGAGGACTTTTATTCTGCTTCCAGTGAGCTCTTTGAGCCTTATTATG GAGAGGGAGGGATTGATGGAGATGGAGACATCACTCGCCCAGAGAACATTACTGCTTTCCGGAATTTTGTTTTGGACAATACTGATCACAAGGGAGTGCATTTCTTAATGGCTGATGGG GGTTTCTCAGTGGAGGGTCAGGAGAATCTGCAAGAAATCCTAAGCAAACAGCTCCTGCTTTGCCAGTTCCTTACAGCACTGTCCATTGTCCGGACAG gaggacATTTTGTTTGCAAAACCTTTGACCTGTTTACTCCATTCAGTGTGGGACTTGTTTATCTGCTGTATTGCTGCTTTGAGCGAGTGTGCATCTTTAAACCAGTGACAAGCCGCCCTGCTAACTCGGAGAG GTATGTGGTATGCAAAGGATTAAAGCTAGGGATTGATGACGTGCGGGACTATCTCTTCATGGTGAACATCAGACTCAACCAGCTGCGCAACTCTGATGTGGATGTGAATCTTGTTGTCCCATTAAATGTGATCAAAGGCGACCAGGATTTCTATGATTACATTGTCCAGTCCAATGAAAA CCACTGCAAAGTTCAGATAAAGGCACTAGCCAAAATTCGTGCCTTTGTTCAAGACAC GACACTGATTGAGCCACGGCAGGCTGAAATCCGAAAGGAGTGTCTCCAGCTATGGGGG ATTCCTGATCAGGCTCGTGTTGCTCCTTCATCTTCAGATCCCAAGTCCAAGTTCTTTGAGCTGATCCAG GGCACGGACATTGATATCTTCAGTTACAAACCTACTCCGCTGAATTCCAGTACACTGGAGAAAATTCGCCAAGTGTTAGATTACCGGTGTATGGTGTCTGGAAGTGAGCAGAAGTTCCTCTTGGGGCTAGGG AAATCACAGATCTACACCTGGGATGGTCGCCAGTCAGATCGCTGGACAAAGCTGGATTTGAAAACTGAGCTGCCACGAGATACCCTTCTCTCTGTGGAGATTGTTCATGAACTGAAAGGAGAG GGGAAAGCCCAGCGAAAAATCAGTGCCATCCACATCCTTGACGTCTTGGTGCTCAATGGCAATGATGTTCGAAAGCAGCATTTCAACCAGAG GATTCAGCTGGCGGAGAAGTTTGTCAAAGCTGTTTCTAAACCTAGCCGGCCAGATATGAACCCTATCCG AGTGAAGGAAGTGTACAGATTGGAGGAAATGGAGAAGATATTTGTGAG GTTAGAGATGAAAATCATCAAGAGTTCAGGGGGAATACCCCGGCTATCCTACACTGGCCGAGATGACCGGCACTTTGTGCCCACAGGACTCTACATCGTACGGACTGTGAATG ATCCCTGGACAATGGCATACAGCAAAAACTCCAAGAGGAAATTCTTCTTCAACAAAATGACAAAGAAAGCGACATACGACCTCCCTTCTGAATCCATCGCACCCTTTCA CATCTGCCATTACAGCCGCCTCTTctgggagtggggggaaggtgtcaAAGTGCATGACTCTCAGAAAAGGCAAGATCCAGAGAAGCTATCAAAGGAGGATGTCCTGTCTTTCATCCAAGCGCACTACCCCTAA